In Stieleria varia, one genomic interval encodes:
- a CDS encoding BON domain-containing protein, whose protein sequence is MSFGNKVPDKTLQVNVIRKLAQKCAGSNRIDASVRGGDVTLTGSIKNEFERKPILRCVSAVQGIGRVVDQIRLEVKKKVE, encoded by the coding sequence ATGAGTTTTGGAAACAAAGTTCCCGACAAGACGTTACAAGTCAATGTAATTCGCAAGCTAGCGCAAAAATGCGCCGGCTCCAATCGAATTGACGCGAGTGTTCGTGGAGGGGATGTGACGCTGACAGGCAGCATCAAAAACGAGTTTGAACGCAAGCCGATCCTACGTTGCGTGTCAGCGGTTCAGGGAATCGGACGTGTGGTCGATCAAATACGTTTGGAAGTAAAAAAGAAGGTCGAGTAG
- a CDS encoding BNR-4 repeat-containing protein, which translates to MSHFSLRMGLLAALAILLTSLPKPGLVAQDEAPTLNQQADGYRGIWYMNQPSNDEYVYKYSGGMGTYCAKHKPFAVYCAAVKKTFFCYGGATVDNSRRLLHMVSYYDHNTGTVPRPTILLDKQTDDAHDNPVISVDTDGYIWIFSTSHGLSRPSYIHRSKLPYNIDEFELVEATRADGDKQVPINNFSYMQVWNSPPQGFSAFFTRYKYPADRTICFMNSSDGRQWSQWQRIAAIQQGHYQISGAGRTKLASMFNYHPAKKGLNWRTNLYYVETLDNGQTWQTVGGKPLSLPLTNPRNDALIRDYESDGLNVYLKDLRFDENDFPVLLYITSGGYESGPKNDPRTWMIARWTGAEWRFSEITTSDNNYDMGELWLQANDDWRVIAPTGDGAQAYNPGGEIVMWQSRDQGASWKMMRELTRNSPMNHGYVRRVLNAHPDFIGIWADGHGRQPSDSRLYFTNADGDVFQLPEVMESNSASPVKMN; encoded by the coding sequence ATGTCACATTTTTCGCTTCGGATGGGTCTGCTCGCTGCCCTGGCCATACTCTTGACGTCGTTGCCAAAGCCTGGGTTGGTCGCTCAGGATGAGGCCCCGACTCTGAATCAACAAGCCGACGGTTACCGAGGCATCTGGTACATGAACCAGCCGTCCAATGACGAGTATGTCTACAAGTACAGTGGCGGAATGGGGACCTACTGCGCCAAGCACAAACCGTTTGCCGTCTACTGTGCAGCCGTCAAGAAAACCTTCTTTTGCTACGGCGGCGCCACGGTCGACAATAGCCGGAGATTGCTCCACATGGTGTCTTACTATGATCACAACACGGGGACGGTCCCCCGTCCGACGATCCTGTTGGACAAGCAAACGGACGACGCGCATGACAATCCGGTGATTTCGGTCGACACCGATGGCTATATCTGGATCTTTTCGACGTCGCACGGCCTCAGCCGTCCATCGTACATTCACCGCAGCAAGCTTCCCTACAACATTGACGAGTTTGAACTCGTCGAGGCAACCCGAGCCGACGGCGACAAACAGGTGCCGATCAACAATTTTTCGTACATGCAGGTGTGGAATTCACCTCCCCAGGGCTTCTCCGCCTTCTTTACGCGATACAAGTACCCGGCAGACCGCACAATCTGCTTCATGAATAGCAGTGATGGTCGCCAGTGGAGCCAATGGCAACGCATTGCAGCAATCCAGCAGGGGCATTACCAGATCTCCGGTGCCGGTCGAACCAAATTGGCATCCATGTTCAACTATCATCCCGCTAAAAAAGGGCTGAACTGGCGAACGAATTTGTACTACGTCGAAACGCTCGACAACGGGCAGACTTGGCAGACCGTTGGCGGAAAGCCTCTGTCGTTGCCACTGACGAATCCTCGCAACGATGCACTGATTCGTGACTACGAGTCCGACGGATTGAACGTCTACCTCAAAGATCTTCGTTTCGACGAAAACGACTTCCCTGTGTTGCTGTACATCACCAGCGGCGGATACGAATCCGGGCCGAAGAACGACCCGCGGACTTGGATGATCGCTCGTTGGACCGGGGCGGAGTGGCGATTCTCCGAGATCACCACTTCGGACAACAACTACGACATGGGCGAGCTATGGTTACAGGCCAACGACGACTGGCGAGTAATCGCACCTACGGGGGACGGAGCTCAAGCGTACAACCCCGGCGGAGAAATCGTGATGTGGCAAAGCCGCGATCAAGGAGCATCCTGGAAAATGATGCGCGAGCTAACTCGTAACAGTCCGATGAATCACGGCTACGTTCGTCGAGTTCTGAATGCACACCCTGATTTCATCGGCATCTGGGCCGATGGGCATGGGCGACAGCCATCCGATTCACGTCTCTATTTCACCAATGCAGACGGTGATGTGTTTCAGTTGCCCGAAGTGATGGAATCAAATTCGGCAAGCCCAGTGAAAATGAACTAG
- a CDS encoding sulfatase-like hydrolase/transferase: MKYFFAILCLVALLQPLPATGDDSAKPNIVYIMTDELGYFEPGFMGGPDIQTPNLDRMAAEGMRFNNLFAGSSVCAPTRCCFLTGKHSGHTSVRSNGGGTPLRADEPTIASMLKPLGYSTGGFGKWGTGGRDSTGVPEKHGFDVFLGYYDQVHAHSYYPPYLIRNSEEVPLMGNVGVSGETYSHYVIHEAAVQFIRDNSKNPFFAYLPITPPHGLFNIPDSDPAWAIYKDKPWPEQVRRYAAMVTMVDRQIGEILGLLRELGIADNTLVFFSGDNGGADYFATKEQPRGFFKANVHPKTGVEYRGRKGNLYEGGLRIPFLAYWPGKIKPGTVSHHLGYFPDILPTIADVTGAKPPADIDGISILPELIGEQAAGHAQKEHEYLYWEIGGQTAIRRGDWRAVRPSPKANWELYNLSIDPSESNDVAADHSDIARELSELAERAHEPVREGTFARTDRHERDRRAKFGKHDDPAPPQKAAKETAKYSLPVEGMISNKKWKVLRASSENSGNGKYAANAIDGDPNTLWHTRFSPSLAPPPHELVIDLGATHQVDGLVYLARQDNGWNGTVAELEVFVANDPEQFGTPVGKAKLTRTKKPQTMTIPETSGRYVLVRILSEINGNAFASAAEFGLRAAD, from the coding sequence ATGAAATACTTCTTTGCGATCCTTTGTTTGGTTGCTTTGTTGCAGCCCTTGCCCGCAACCGGTGATGATTCGGCCAAGCCCAACATCGTCTACATCATGACCGACGAGCTGGGTTACTTTGAACCCGGGTTCATGGGTGGACCTGATATTCAGACGCCGAATTTGGATCGCATGGCTGCCGAAGGAATGCGGTTCAACAATCTGTTCGCGGGTTCATCTGTGTGCGCGCCCACGCGGTGCTGTTTTCTGACTGGCAAACATAGCGGGCACACATCCGTCCGTTCCAACGGCGGAGGAACACCTCTGCGAGCCGATGAGCCGACGATCGCGTCGATGTTGAAACCTCTTGGTTATTCGACAGGGGGATTCGGCAAGTGGGGAACCGGTGGACGAGACTCCACTGGCGTGCCTGAGAAACACGGTTTTGACGTTTTTCTGGGCTACTACGATCAAGTTCATGCGCATAGTTACTACCCGCCGTATTTGATTCGCAATAGCGAAGAAGTTCCCTTGATGGGGAACGTGGGTGTCAGTGGCGAAACCTACTCGCACTACGTGATCCACGAAGCTGCGGTCCAGTTCATCCGCGACAACAGCAAGAATCCCTTCTTTGCCTACTTGCCCATCACGCCGCCTCACGGATTGTTCAACATTCCGGATTCCGATCCGGCTTGGGCAATCTACAAAGACAAGCCCTGGCCAGAGCAAGTGCGACGCTATGCGGCGATGGTCACGATGGTGGACCGACAGATCGGCGAGATTCTGGGATTGCTGAGAGAGCTGGGCATCGCTGACAACACGTTGGTATTCTTCAGCGGCGACAACGGCGGCGCGGACTATTTTGCAACGAAAGAACAGCCGAGAGGATTTTTCAAAGCCAACGTGCACCCGAAAACGGGAGTCGAGTATCGTGGTCGCAAGGGAAACCTGTACGAAGGCGGTTTGCGGATTCCTTTCCTCGCCTACTGGCCCGGCAAGATCAAGCCGGGCACGGTCAGCCATCACCTCGGGTACTTTCCCGACATCCTGCCCACGATTGCCGACGTCACCGGAGCCAAGCCTCCTGCGGACATCGATGGGATCTCCATATTGCCGGAGTTGATCGGTGAGCAAGCGGCCGGGCATGCTCAGAAGGAACACGAATACTTGTACTGGGAGATCGGTGGTCAAACCGCAATTCGTCGCGGAGACTGGCGAGCGGTCCGGCCGAGTCCGAAAGCGAATTGGGAACTGTACAACTTGAGCATCGATCCCAGCGAATCCAACGATGTAGCCGCCGACCATAGCGACATCGCTCGCGAGCTTAGCGAACTAGCCGAGCGTGCGCACGAGCCGGTGCGTGAAGGAACCTTTGCAAGAACCGATCGACACGAGCGCGATCGGCGGGCAAAGTTTGGCAAGCATGATGATCCAGCTCCGCCCCAGAAAGCCGCCAAGGAAACGGCGAAGTACAGCCTTCCCGTGGAAGGCATGATTTCAAACAAGAAATGGAAGGTGTTGCGGGCAAGCAGCGAGAACAGTGGGAACGGCAAGTATGCGGCCAACGCCATTGATGGCGACCCAAATACACTTTGGCACACACGGTTCAGCCCCAGTCTGGCCCCTCCACCGCACGAATTGGTGATTGATTTGGGGGCAACGCATCAAGTGGACGGACTCGTTTACCTAGCCCGACAAGACAACGGATGGAACGGGACGGTTGCCGAACTGGAAGTTTTCGTCGCGAACGATCCCGAACAGTTTGGGACGCCTGTCGGAAAGGCAAAATTGACCAGGACAAAGAAACCGCAAACGATGACTATCCCAGAAACATCCGGCAGATATGTCCTGGTTCGAATTCTGTCCGAAATCAACGGCAACGCGTTCGCAAGTGCGGCGGAGTTCGGCTTGCGGGCTGCTGATTGA
- a CDS encoding IS1380 family transposase, whose product MTKRNRKRAALKRLRRQAVEFDFDGGTLTSDAGLLLLREVDQRLGLIRRVDACIADPRDPIYTAHPQAEILTSRIFGIAAGYEDGNDHAHLRHDAAFQVAAGRTPAQNDYDSDEHVPLASPSTHSRFENRVDRKAMLAIHEEIVNTFLDSYEKPPEEITLDYDATDDPTHGNQDKNYFNGFYDGHCFLPLYVFCGYQLLVAYLRPSSFGAAHHARAVTKLLVQKIRSRWPETKIILRGDGGYSDERLMRWCDKNDVYYVFGLPKNNVLIRNIACEMTRARLEHLKFKSTRTLFKWFRYRTQETWDRHRWVLGKAEHGDKGANPRFVVTNLPSAQGIVEPTYHRPRVDGKQVRQILDPGTICSVAWNPKDFYRERYCQRCEMENRIKEQQMCLFADRTSCTDFMANQFRLILSSLAYVLVDGIRRLALQGTTHARMRVDTIRLRLFKIAARVRVTCRRVIFHLPTHCPSASLFNEVMARLCRSD is encoded by the coding sequence ATGACAAAGCGTAATCGAAAACGAGCTGCACTGAAACGCCTCCGTCGCCAAGCTGTCGAGTTTGATTTTGATGGCGGAACGCTCACGTCCGACGCCGGATTGCTACTGCTTCGCGAAGTCGATCAACGACTCGGCCTGATCCGCCGAGTCGACGCTTGTATTGCCGATCCACGCGATCCTATCTACACCGCACATCCGCAGGCCGAGATCCTGACCAGTCGTATCTTTGGAATTGCGGCAGGCTACGAGGACGGCAACGATCACGCCCACTTGCGGCATGATGCAGCCTTTCAAGTCGCTGCCGGACGCACGCCTGCACAGAATGACTATGACAGCGACGAACACGTTCCTTTGGCCAGTCCGTCAACGCATTCACGTTTCGAAAATCGTGTCGATCGCAAAGCGATGCTGGCTATCCACGAAGAAATCGTAAACACCTTTCTGGACAGCTACGAGAAACCGCCCGAAGAAATCACCTTGGACTATGATGCCACAGATGATCCGACGCACGGCAATCAAGACAAAAACTACTTCAATGGATTCTACGACGGCCACTGTTTTCTGCCGCTGTACGTGTTCTGTGGCTATCAGTTGCTCGTCGCCTACCTACGTCCCAGCAGTTTTGGCGCAGCCCATCACGCTCGCGCGGTGACCAAACTGCTGGTTCAAAAGATTCGTTCGCGATGGCCGGAGACGAAAATCATTTTACGTGGCGATGGCGGATATTCTGATGAAAGACTCATGCGTTGGTGCGATAAAAACGACGTCTACTATGTCTTCGGATTGCCCAAGAACAACGTCTTGATCCGCAATATTGCCTGCGAAATGACCCGTGCTCGACTTGAGCATTTGAAATTTAAATCCACGCGAACGCTTTTCAAATGGTTCCGTTATCGCACTCAGGAAACATGGGACCGTCATCGCTGGGTTCTCGGCAAGGCGGAGCACGGCGACAAGGGAGCCAACCCGCGTTTCGTCGTGACAAACCTGCCCAGTGCCCAAGGGATCGTCGAGCCGACTTATCATCGCCCTCGCGTGGACGGCAAACAGGTCCGACAAATCCTCGATCCTGGAACGATCTGCAGTGTTGCTTGGAACCCGAAGGATTTCTATCGAGAACGTTATTGTCAGCGTTGTGAAATGGAGAATCGGATCAAGGAACAACAGATGTGTTTGTTTGCCGATCGAACCAGCTGCACAGACTTCATGGCCAATCAGTTTCGTTTGATTCTGTCGTCGTTGGCGTATGTGTTGGTCGACGGAATCCGCCGGTTGGCACTTCAGGGCACTACACATGCTCGGATGCGTGTGGATACGATCCGCTTGCGTCTGTTCAAGATTGCCGCGCGAGTACGCGTGACTTGTCGGCGAGTGATTTTTCACCTTCCGACTCACTGCCCTAGCGCGAGTCTCTTTAACGAAGTCATGGCGCGTCTTTGCCGAAGCGACTAA
- the msrA gene encoding peptide-methionine (S)-S-oxide reductase MsrA, whose protein sequence is MSERAVLAGGCFWGMQDLIRKLPGVESTRVGYSGGDVPHATYRNHGTHAEAIEILFAPETISYRRLLEFFFQIHDPTTPNRQGNDRGMSYRSAIYYTTDEQKQIALDTITDVNESGLWPGAVVTEVEPVSDFWEAEPEHQDYLERIPDGYTCHFPRPNWVLPKRNAE, encoded by the coding sequence ATGAGCGAGCGAGCAGTACTGGCGGGTGGTTGTTTCTGGGGCATGCAGGATTTGATCCGTAAGCTACCCGGCGTCGAGTCGACTCGCGTCGGATACTCCGGAGGCGACGTGCCCCATGCGACGTACCGTAACCACGGCACACATGCGGAAGCGATCGAGATCCTGTTCGCCCCCGAGACGATCAGCTACCGACGACTTCTCGAGTTTTTTTTCCAGATCCACGACCCGACAACGCCCAATCGGCAAGGAAACGATCGCGGAATGTCGTACCGTTCCGCAATCTACTACACCACCGACGAGCAAAAGCAGATCGCACTGGACACGATCACGGACGTCAACGAGTCCGGTTTATGGCCCGGTGCCGTTGTGACCGAAGTCGAACCAGTGAGCGATTTTTGGGAAGCTGAACCCGAGCACCAGGATTACTTGGAACGCATTCCCGACGGCTACACGTGCCACTTCCCCCGCCCGAATTGGGTGCTGCCAAAGCGCAACGCGGAATGA
- the dgt gene encoding dGTP triphosphohydrolase, which produces MLDTRRYDDREHLLLASFAMNSRDTAGRIYAEPTHEYRGPFVRDRDRILHSSAFRRLSGKMQVFTGEMGIYHRTRLTHTFEVASVARTMARVLRLNEDLTEALALMHDIGHPPYGHCGEDALSECMRDVGGFSHNEFALVIVQELEQRYSGFPGLNLSVETLGGQDVRAHKEEAKVGRSPLLEVQVVDAADSIAYDAHDVDDALQMGLLSLDELSELAIIRRALAAVSERWGVNRSREQRQLLVRQLIELQVTDFVDQATELLVEYQGQTASEVRDAGVRPDHSPILAAERKELESFLFDAVYRHPRLIPVRRSAYHRLQDMYAVLVKRPERLPLRFRRRAETRPVEKVAGEYLAGMTDDFCDAQSRYATDNNSGPLADW; this is translated from the coding sequence ATGCTGGATACGCGTCGATACGACGATCGCGAACACTTGCTGCTGGCATCCTTTGCCATGAACAGTCGAGACACGGCTGGACGAATCTACGCCGAACCGACCCACGAGTATCGCGGTCCGTTCGTCCGTGACCGCGACCGAATCTTGCATAGCAGTGCGTTCCGACGCTTATCGGGCAAGATGCAAGTGTTTACCGGTGAGATGGGGATCTATCACCGAACACGATTGACGCACACCTTTGAAGTCGCATCGGTGGCCCGCACGATGGCGCGAGTGCTGCGGCTGAACGAAGATCTTACCGAAGCCTTGGCGTTGATGCATGACATCGGTCACCCTCCCTACGGCCACTGCGGCGAAGACGCGTTGAGCGAGTGCATGAGAGACGTCGGCGGATTTTCGCACAATGAGTTCGCATTGGTAATCGTTCAAGAATTAGAGCAACGATATTCAGGGTTTCCAGGACTGAATCTGTCGGTGGAGACGTTGGGTGGACAAGACGTCCGGGCGCACAAGGAAGAAGCCAAGGTGGGGCGCTCGCCGTTGTTGGAGGTCCAAGTCGTCGACGCTGCGGATTCGATCGCGTACGACGCGCACGACGTCGATGATGCTCTGCAAATGGGGCTGCTGTCGCTGGATGAACTTTCTGAACTCGCCATCATCCGCCGTGCTCTCGCTGCCGTCAGTGAGCGATGGGGAGTCAACCGATCTCGCGAACAACGGCAATTGTTGGTCAGGCAGTTGATCGAACTGCAGGTAACAGACTTTGTCGATCAAGCCACTGAGTTGCTGGTGGAGTATCAAGGTCAAACGGCATCAGAAGTCCGCGACGCCGGCGTGCGTCCCGACCACAGTCCGATATTGGCCGCCGAACGCAAAGAACTGGAGTCGTTCTTGTTCGATGCCGTTTATCGACATCCCAGGCTCATCCCGGTCCGACGCTCCGCGTATCATCGATTGCAGGACATGTACGCCGTCCTGGTGAAACGCCCCGAACGATTGCCGCTACGTTTCCGCCGCCGGGCAGAAACGCGACCGGTGGAAAAGGTTGCCGGAGAATACCTCGCCGGCATGACCGACGACTTTTGCGATGCCCAGTCACGCTACGCCACCGACAACAACAGCGGCCCACTGGCCGACTGGTAG
- a CDS encoding sialate O-acetylesterase, which produces MPHASAADGTPLKVFILVGQSNMQGHAEVSTFDHVGMDPATAGLLKDMRTADGSPTVCKNVWISSIGNDGTETEHHGQLTAGYGAMGRGTKIGPEFTFGIYTQKTLDEPILIIKTAWGGKSLHTDFRPPSAGPYEFNETQLANLKKQGKDIEQMQAERRQASGHYYRLMIEHVKNVLADIKRVYPKYDSDAGYELAGMVWFQGWNDMVDQGVYPNRSQPGGYAMYSELLAQFIRDVRRDLDAEKMPFVIGVMGVGGPVDQYGPSQQRYKSTHEGFRAAMAAPAKMPEFQGNVAAVLTEKYWDAELAELKARGGQIKEKSKELDADESLNRQQREAKLAEFREQLYTPRELEILKGSSNAEFHYNGSAKIMAQIGKGFADAIVSMTSTSK; this is translated from the coding sequence ATGCCTCACGCTTCTGCAGCAGACGGCACGCCGTTGAAGGTATTCATCTTGGTGGGGCAATCCAACATGCAGGGGCACGCGGAGGTTTCTACGTTTGATCACGTCGGCATGGATCCCGCGACCGCCGGGCTCTTGAAGGACATGCGAACGGCAGACGGTAGCCCAACGGTTTGCAAGAACGTCTGGATCTCGTCCATCGGAAACGACGGTACGGAGACAGAGCATCATGGTCAACTGACGGCAGGTTACGGAGCCATGGGGCGAGGAACAAAGATCGGTCCCGAGTTCACCTTCGGTATCTACACGCAAAAGACCCTCGACGAACCCATCCTGATCATCAAGACCGCCTGGGGTGGCAAGTCATTGCACACGGATTTTCGCCCCCCCAGTGCCGGTCCGTATGAATTCAACGAGACACAGCTTGCCAATTTGAAGAAACAGGGCAAGGACATCGAGCAAATGCAGGCCGAACGCAGGCAAGCATCAGGCCACTATTATCGATTGATGATCGAACATGTGAAAAATGTTTTGGCCGATATCAAGCGAGTCTATCCAAAGTACGATTCCGACGCGGGTTATGAACTCGCCGGCATGGTTTGGTTCCAAGGTTGGAATGACATGGTCGACCAAGGTGTGTACCCGAATCGTTCTCAGCCCGGCGGCTATGCCATGTACAGCGAGCTGCTGGCGCAGTTCATTCGCGACGTTCGCCGTGATCTCGATGCAGAAAAGATGCCGTTCGTGATCGGTGTCATGGGAGTCGGCGGCCCGGTCGATCAGTACGGACCGAGTCAGCAGCGTTACAAAAGCACACACGAGGGTTTTCGAGCCGCGATGGCGGCCCCGGCGAAGATGCCCGAGTTCCAAGGGAACGTGGCCGCCGTGCTGACAGAAAAGTACTGGGACGCAGAACTTGCAGAACTGAAAGCGAGGGGCGGACAGATCAAGGAAAAGTCAAAAGAATTAGACGCCGACGAGAGTTTGAACCGCCAACAGCGTGAAGCAAAGTTGGCTGAGTTCCGCGAACAGCTTTACACCCCACGCGAACTGGAGATCTTGAAAGGCAGCTCCAATGCCGAGTTTCACTACAACGGTTCGGCGAAAATCATGGCTCAGATCGGAAAGGGCTTCGCTGATGCGATTGTTTCCATGACGTCAACGTCGAAGTGA
- the uvrA gene encoding excinuclease ABC subunit UvrA has product MIRIRNARVHNLKGIDVDIPRNAMTVITGVSGSGKSSLAFDTLFAEGQRQYIDSLSAYARQFLDQMPRPDVDSIDGLAPTLAIDQKPGSTSGRSTVATVTEIYDYLRLLFARVGVPHCGKCGAAIAQQTADAIEASLLGLPEGTKFVLMAPLVRGRKGVHREVLLSIQTAGLVRVRVDGEIYALEDVPELAPRANHTIEAVVDRLVMREGIETRLAESVALALRLGSGLLSTLVLQDDEQWTHKIYSTAMACVECGSSVEEIEPRTFSFNSPYGMCPTCEGLGEVPAEDAEGNPTWVTCTTCDGGRLRKEALQVTIADTNIATLVDMPLDDAAHWIAGIESELSALHKMVAEPICREVLRRLEFLKRVGVSYLSLSRGADTLSGGELQRVRLATSIGSGLVGVCYVLDEPSIGLHPADHDRLIGCLRDLQQQGNTVVVVEHDEATMMAADHLIDIGPGAGTHGGEVVCAGTPAAVRKNKDSLTGQYLSGKKRVGGAAERRTIGGQSLTLSGVTTHNLKSVTATFPLGCFVGVSGVSGSGKSSLINDTLYPALAYQLNHGKPLPITPSSVTQFQELTGIEHVDKLVPIDQAPIGRSPRSCPATYSGLLDEIRKVYAATRESKTRGFTASRFSFNSAAGRCDLCKGHGVQKIEMNFLSDLYVTCPRCGGRRFNRQTLQVRFKGASVADVLDMTVDEATEFFENVPSALRLCQSLQSVGLGYLHLGQSSTTLSGGEAQRIKLGTELARVSTGKTVYLLDEPTTGLHFHDIDRLITVLQRLVDAGNTVIVIEHDLDLLAACDWLIDLGPTGGVGGGNILASGTPESLAAMKNNATGRFLKQVLSREA; this is encoded by the coding sequence GTGATCCGCATTCGCAATGCCCGGGTACATAATTTGAAAGGAATCGATGTCGACATTCCTCGCAACGCCATGACCGTGATCACAGGAGTCTCGGGCAGCGGCAAGAGTTCACTTGCGTTCGACACGCTTTTCGCCGAAGGCCAGCGGCAGTACATCGACAGCCTGTCTGCTTACGCCCGCCAATTCCTTGATCAAATGCCCCGCCCCGATGTCGATTCCATCGACGGATTGGCCCCGACGCTGGCGATCGACCAGAAACCCGGTTCGACCAGCGGGCGCAGCACCGTCGCCACGGTCACCGAGATCTATGACTACCTGCGTCTGCTGTTTGCTCGTGTCGGCGTGCCACATTGTGGCAAGTGTGGCGCGGCGATCGCCCAGCAGACAGCCGATGCGATCGAAGCCTCCCTGTTGGGATTGCCCGAAGGAACCAAGTTCGTCCTGATGGCGCCGTTGGTTCGCGGGCGAAAGGGTGTGCATCGCGAAGTCCTGTTGTCGATCCAAACCGCAGGTTTGGTTCGCGTTCGCGTCGATGGCGAGATCTACGCGTTGGAGGATGTTCCTGAGTTGGCCCCGAGAGCGAATCACACGATCGAAGCCGTCGTGGATCGACTCGTCATGCGCGAAGGTATCGAGACGCGTTTGGCCGAGTCAGTGGCCCTGGCCCTGCGACTGGGCAGCGGACTGCTCTCCACACTTGTTCTGCAAGACGACGAGCAGTGGACCCACAAGATCTACAGCACCGCCATGGCCTGCGTCGAGTGTGGCAGCAGTGTCGAAGAAATCGAGCCGCGTACATTTAGCTTCAACAGCCCGTACGGGATGTGCCCGACATGCGAAGGCCTGGGGGAAGTCCCCGCTGAGGACGCGGAAGGCAACCCGACATGGGTAACTTGCACGACCTGCGATGGCGGACGGCTGCGCAAGGAAGCTCTACAGGTCACCATCGCCGACACCAACATCGCGACTCTGGTCGACATGCCACTGGATGACGCGGCGCATTGGATCGCTGGCATCGAAAGTGAACTTTCTGCGCTGCATAAAATGGTAGCCGAGCCGATTTGTCGCGAAGTCTTGCGACGACTGGAGTTCCTCAAACGCGTCGGAGTGTCGTATCTGAGTCTCTCACGCGGCGCCGACACGCTCAGTGGCGGTGAACTACAACGCGTTCGATTGGCGACGAGTATCGGCAGCGGACTGGTTGGCGTTTGCTATGTCTTGGACGAACCGTCGATCGGCTTGCATCCAGCGGACCACGATCGGTTGATCGGATGCCTGCGAGACTTGCAGCAACAAGGCAACACGGTCGTCGTGGTCGAACACGACGAAGCCACGATGATGGCGGCGGATCATTTGATCGACATCGGCCCCGGTGCAGGAACCCACGGCGGTGAAGTCGTTTGCGCGGGTACTCCGGCGGCCGTTCGTAAGAACAAAGATAGTTTGACCGGTCAGTATTTGAGCGGCAAGAAACGTGTCGGCGGTGCAGCCGAACGGCGCACGATCGGCGGCCAATCGTTGACGCTCTCCGGCGTGACGACGCACAATCTGAAATCCGTGACGGCGACCTTTCCCCTGGGATGCTTCGTCGGTGTCAGTGGCGTTTCGGGCAGCGGAAAGAGTTCATTGATCAACGACACGCTCTACCCGGCTTTGGCGTACCAACTGAATCATGGCAAGCCGTTGCCCATCACACCGAGCAGCGTCACACAGTTTCAAGAGCTGACGGGAATCGAGCACGTCGACAAACTGGTGCCGATCGATCAAGCTCCGATCGGACGCAGTCCACGAAGCTGCCCGGCGACTTACAGCGGGTTGTTGGACGAGATCCGCAAAGTCTACGCGGCGACACGCGAGTCCAAAACGCGTGGTTTTACTGCCAGCCGCTTCAGTTTCAATTCTGCGGCTGGTCGCTGTGACCTGTGCAAAGGTCACGGTGTCCAAAAAATCGAGATGAATTTCTTGAGCGACCTCTACGTGACGTGCCCACGATGTGGAGGGCGGCGCTTCAATCGACAGACGCTGCAGGTACGATTCAAAGGTGCGAGTGTTGCTGATGTCCTGGACATGACCGTGGACGAAGCGACGGAGTTTTTTGAAAACGTTCCCTCCGCTCTGCGGCTGTGTCAATCGCTGCAGTCGGTCGGGCTGGGGTATTTGCATCTGGGTCAAAGCAGCACGACGCTCAGCGGCGGCGAAGCACAGCGGATCAAACTTGGCACGGAGCTGGCTCGTGTCTCAACGGGCAAGACCGTGTATTTGCTGGACGAGCCCACCACCGGATTGCACTTTCACGACATCGATCGCCTGATCACTGTCTTGCAACGACTGGTCGACGCTGGCAACACGGTGATCGTGATCGAACACGATTTGGATTTACTCGCTGCTTGCGACTGGTTGATCGACTTGGGTCCAACGGGTGGCGTCGGGGGTGGAAACATTTTGGCAAGTGGAACGCCAGAATCTTTGGCAGCGATGAAAAACAACGCCACCGGACGTTTTTTGAAACAAGTGTTGTCAAGAGAAGCATGA